Part of the Nitrospiraceae bacterium genome is shown below.
ATGGTGGCATCGTGGCGCGCCTACCGTCCTCGGCATCGCCAGCGGTGCCATCGCTGGATTAGCCATGGTCACGCCGGGGGCTGGATATGTCAGCCCGTTTTCCGCGCTCCTGATCGGGCTGGTTGCCGGCGGGCTCTCCTACCTTGCCATCATGAAGAAGGGGCGGTTTGGCTATGACGACTCTCTGGATGTGGTCGGGATTCACGGTGTCTCCGGCGTGGTGGGTATTCTCATGACCGGTGTCCTGGCCTCCAAAGCGGTAAATCCAGGAGGTGCGGATGGATTGATGTTTGGGAACGCGGCGTTCTTCGGCGCGCAGGTTCTGACGGCCATGGTTGTCGTCGTGTTCTCCGCTCTCGGGACGTTCGTCATTCTCAAGCTTGTCGATCGGGCGGTCGGGCTGCGCGTTCAGCCGGAAGAAGAACGAATGGGCCTCGATATCAGCCAACACAACGAACGGGCTTACTCATAGAAGGAGGAGGTATGAACATAATGTCACTGGAGAGGACTGACAGATCCGCGAGTGAGCAACGACTCCTGGAAGTGCTGCGCGAAAATGGGCCACAGACGCTCGAAAGCCTGTGCACGCTTCCCGATATGAGTTGGGCGCAGGTACTGATGGCGGTGGATCATCTCAGCCGGTCTCGCGAGGTGGCCATTGAGCTGATCGCACCCAGCGAGTACCAAGTGTCTCTGAGTGTGGCGAACGCATGACGCAGTTCTCCGATCAGACGTTGTGGCTATTGATTTCCACGACATTGCTGGTGCTGACCGTGCCGGGCGTTGCCCTTTTCTACGGCGGCATGGTGCGGAAGAAGAACGTCATGAACACCATCGCGCTGCCGTTCGTCGCGCTGGCGCTTGTCTCCATTGAATGGGGACTCTTCGGCGATGCGCTGGCGTTCGGCCGAGAGACAGGCAGCCCGATTGGTCGCGAGGCAGGTATGGAGCCGTTGCGGCTGGTGTATCACGGGATGATGGCAGCGATTGCGTTGGCATTAGTGGCCGGGGGAATCGTGGAACGAGTTCGATTTTCATTTTTTCTTCTCTTCGGGCTGCTGTGGGTCGTTGCTGTGTTCATTCCGTTGGCGCATTGGTTCTGGGGAAACGGGTGGCTGGCCAATTCGGGAGGACTCGATTTCGCCGGCGGTGCCGTGATTCACATCAGTGCCGGCGTCAGCGCGTTAGTGGCGGCGATGGTGATCGGTCCCCGCAAAGGGTATGGACGAATCGAAATGATGCCAAACCATCTGCCCTTCTCATTCTGCGGAGCGGCCTTGATGTGGGTGGGCTGGTTCGGGTTCACGGGTGCCCATGCCGCGACGTCGATGGCGACGGCCACCGGCGCGTTTGTGGCAATTCAGATGTCGGCGGTCGCGGCTTCGCTGACCTGGATGGCGGTGGAGTGGCTGCAGCGGGACAAGCCGACGGCGTTAGGAACGGTGAGCGGAGCGGTCGCAGGACTCGTGGCGATCTCTCCTGGCGCTGGTTACGTGAGCCCCCTTTCAGCGATCGTGATCGGGATAGGGGCGGGGGGGTTCTGCTACATGGTCGTCAATTACGTCAAATTGATTCTGAGCTACGACGATTCGTTGGATGTCTTCGGTATGCACGGCGTCGGAGGAACGTGGGGCGTGATCGCCACTGGTCTGTTTGCGTCGACCCAAGTCAACCCGAGTGGAAGCGACGGACTATTCTACGGCTATCCCTATCAATTCTTTATTCAAATGGTCGCCGCACTCGTCGCATGGACGGTGGCCGGGATAATGAGCTGGGTGTTGGTCAGAGCGCTCATGTTGATCCTGTCGCCGCGCGTGGATGAAGAGGCCGAGATCATGGGGCTGGACCTCCATCAACACGGAGAGAAAGGATACACAGGGTAAGCCATGGCCGTTGTTCACGATGATGCCGGTCGACGCCAATTTCTCAGTCAGGCGGTGATGGGGTTTGGACTCCTGTTCGGCGTGGGGACGCTCGGATTTCGGTTCCTTCAGTTTCTGATGCCGAATCGCCGGGAGCGGCAGGCGGAGACGGTGTTGATCGGCGCCGAATCCAAGATTCCAATGGGTGAAGCCGTTCCGGTGGATCTCGGAGGCCACAAGATGTTGGTGCTGAGAACGAATGAAGGAACCGTGGCGTTCTCCCGGCGTTGCACGGACCTTGGGTGTCTCGTCTCCTGGAGCAAAGAGCGGGAGCAATTCGTCTGTCCTTGTCACCAGGGAGTCTTTGACAAGACAGGCCGGAACATCTCCGGACCTCCTCCGCGGCCGCTCGACCGGTTCAACATTATCAAGCGAGGAGAACAGTTGTACGTGAACATCCAGAGCGCATAGCGGTCAGCGTTCAGCTGTCAGCTTCTCTCAAAGTGCTGATGGCCGATAGCTGAAGGCTAAATGCATGGCATGGCAGGAAGGCATAAATGACAACTCAAGCAGCACAGACCGAAAAGCCCGTCGGAGAGAAGAGCTGGATTGACTACATCCAGAAGGATCTGCCCGAGCATCTGGAATGGTGGCCCTACACGTTGGGCGCGATTCCGCTCACGCTCTTCGGGATTCTCGTCGCGACCGGCCTGCTGTTGACGTTCTACTATGTGCCCTCGCCGGAGAAGGCGTACGAAAGCGTCGATCAGATCACGAACGAGGTCTATCTCGGATGGTTTGTGCGGGGGCTGCACAAGACCTCCGTGGACCTCATGATTCTGTTCTTGCTCTTCCATGTGATCAGAGTGTTTCTCACGCGCGCCTATCGAGCGCCGGGGGAATTGAAGTGGGTCAGCGGGTCGATCGTGTTGTTCGTGACGTTTGCGATGGGGTTTACCGGTTATTCGCTCGTGTTCGATAACGTCTCGTATTGGGGCATGACGGTCGTCACCAACATGATCGGTACGCTTCCCGTGGTCGGGACTCCCTTGTTGTATCTGTTACGGGGTGGTGAAGAAGTGTCCGGCGTCACGCTGCTGAGGCTCTACGATCTCCATACGAAACTCTTGCCCGTGCTACTAGGAGGCCTGGTCATCGGCCATATCGTGGTTGTGCGCTTGATGGGGTTTGCGGACGTAAAAGGAAGCCGCCACTTCCATCCATTTTATCCCGAGCACACCTTGAAGATGGGGGCCATCGCCGTCGGGCTGCTGGTGCTGATCGTCGACATCGTCATGATCTTCCCGCCGGTGCTCGGACCTCCGGCCAATCCGCAGGAGGTGGCGTCGGATGTTTCACCTCCCTGGTATTTCTCCGCTCCATACATGTGGATTTCATTGTTGCCTGGACCGATGGCCCTGTGGAGTCTGATGGCAGGAGCCGGTCTGTTCGTTGTGTACCCGTTCGTTGACCGGGCTCTGGTTGAACGAGGATGGCCGATGGAGTTGGTGAATGCAGTCGTTGCCGCCGTGGCTGTCGCGGCGATGGTGGTCCTTATGTACTTGGATATGAAGATGTAACAAGAGGCTAGGGGCGAGGGGCGAGAGGGAAGAGAGCTGTTTCCGAACCCCTAGCCCCTTGCCTCGCGCCTCTCGCCGTTTGGTAAGGAGGCCCAGATGGGTGAGTTCACTACAGAGCACAGCAACAACGACGATAGCCGTTCGAGTAACGGGAAGAAAAACTTCACCCGCTACATGATCGGTGGCCTGTGCTTGATCTTGTTTCTGGCTCTGACCGGAGTCGGCTACGTCCAGGTCGAAGAGCGCCGTGGCGGCGGCCTCAGACCGTTCGTTTCGGCTGAGAACAAGAAGTGTATCGATTGCCATACGACCAAGGATGTGGCGGTCGGTGGCATCAACGATTGGAAAGTCAGTCGCCATGCGCCGAAGGGAATCGGGTGCGTGGAGTGCCATCGCGCCGAGAAAGGCGACGCCGATGCCTATGATCATGAGGGGTTCTTGATCTCCACACTGGTGACGCCGAAAGATTGCATGCGTTGCCATGACAGAGAGGCCAAGGAGTTTGGCAAATCCCATCACGCGAAGGCGGCCCAGTTTACCGGTTCACTCGACAATTTCCTCGGCAATGTCGTGGAAGGGCCGGAAATCGTGACGACTGGGTGCGCGGGCTGTCATGGAAGCATCATCAAAATGATGGAAAACGGCAAGCTGCACCCTGCCACATGGCCGAATTCGGGCATTGGCCGGGTCAACCCCGACGGATCCAAAGGCACCTGTTCGGCGTGTCACGCGCGACACAGTTTTTCGATCGCTCAGGCGCGGCAGCCGGAGAGCTGTGGCCGCTGTCATATGGGACCGGATCATCCGCAGATCGAGGCCTACTACGAGAGCAAGCACGGCGTGATGTACGAAGCGAATAAGGAAAAATTGAAGCTCGCGGATCCGTCGGAGAAATGGCATCCGGGAAAAGATTATCTCTATCCGACCTGCGCCACGTGCCATATGAGCGCCACCACGACTCAGGAAGTCACCCACGACGTCGGGGATCGCATCAGTTGGACTCTCCGCCCGGTGATCTCAACCAGGCTGGAGAATTACGAGGACCGGCGGAAAGCGATGAGACAAGTCTGCTCTTCCTGTCACAGCGAGCAGATCGTGGACCGGTTCTTCACCTCGATGGACGAGGGCATTAATTTGTACAACGACAAATTCGGCAAGCCGGCGAAAGCGGCGATGGACAAACTGCTGGCTCTGAAGAAGATCACGCCGACGCCGTACGATGAAAAGATCGAATGGGTGTTCTATGAACTCTGGCACCACGAGGGGCGGCGGGCCAGACACGGACTTTCCAAGGTGGCGCCGGACTATGTGCACTGGCAGGGCTTCTACGAGGTGGCCAAGAGTTTCTACACCAAGTTCCTGCCGTTGGTACGAGAGCTGTCACCGCAGGTGGCCGAAGAGATGCTTCGCACTGAGGGCCACAGGTGGGTCGAGAAGGGCCTGACCAAAGAGGAGATCGCCGACATGGTCCAGTTCTATGAGAAGGAGATGCAGGGGAAACGCGGAGGCGGCTGAAGAAGAAAGACGGAACAACTGGGGAGTGCCTTCTTTGCTCGCCCACCGCGCACACATGAACAGTCAGACTTTCCATGGAAGTGGGCGGTGCTCGATGGATGCGCGCAGTTGAGGACACTCCCCAGTTGTTCCGTTGTCGATCGCGGCAGGAAAGGGGACTCACCTAAGCAAGGTGAGTTTCGGCGCGCCCAGGGTGGGCGCGCTGAGAAGGTGCGTGCGGGACAGGGCGAGATAAGCTACTCTGCCGAGAGAGCGTAGTCTCCTCTTGAGCGGGTGAGGGTCGATGCGCTATTCTCCCCTCCTTACCAAGGAGAGAAGACCTGTATGCCACGACGTACCAGGACCGGTCTGCAACGGCGAGATATCCTGCAACGGAATCTTGCACGGTTTCGGAAACATTTGACCCTCTTTCAACCCTTCCTCTCACGAAAACGTCCCGCTACCACTCTGGAGGAGTTTGACGAGGCCGCTGAAGAACTCATTAGCCAGGTCTACGGCCAGGCATCGGATGAATTGGAAGCCTACTACTATGCCAAGACCGGCGAATCCGCGATTGTGCCGGAGGAGGCGCAGGAAAGCGGAACTCACGACATCGAGCGGGAAAGTCTGCATCAGCGCCGCCAAATTCTCGAGGGGTGCGTAGCAGACTTGGAGATGCGCTACAGTCTCCATGCGGGTAGACAACCTGAGCTGGACGGCCAAGCCCTACGGCGACGGACTGTGGAAGACTACATGTGCCACGATGTGCGGAGCATCCATTATGCGGCCACGATCAAAGAAGCCGGGCGGTTGTTGCAGAAGTATCGAGTCGGTTCGCTGATCGTGGACGACGGCTCGCGCTACATCGGGATCGTCACGGATTCCGACCTCAGTCGCAAAGCCGTGGCCAAGGGGCTCGATCCCAACACGACGACCGTCGTGTCCTGCATGAGCAAGCCGGTCGTCACAATTGAAGAAACTGAACCATTGGCCGAGGCCATCGCGGTCATGAAAAAGGAAGGAATCCGCCACCTTGCCGTCACGGCCGATCGCACGATCATCGGCGTGCTGTCCATTTCGGATGTGTTGCGGGCGTATGAAGATGTGACCGCTCCTCGTTCGGGCTCGTAGTCCTTACCAGGCTATTGAAAAGCCACTCTTCTCGCCCGCCCAACCCCGGCGCGCCGAAACGCGTCCTTACCCGCGCGTCATTGATGTGTGGCGAGATCGACAGCCCCGGTCACAAGTGGTCTACCATGAAATTCTCACAGTATGACCCGGGAGATTTCTACGACGAGCTGTACGAGGGGATCGGTCAGCCACGACCCGGTAGCGCCCTCTTACTGAGAAAGTTTGCATCCCTGCCGGAAGGAGAACTTAAAAAGCGCCAGCAAGCGGCAGAGCGAGTGATCCTCAACCTAGGGATGACGTTCGGCGTCTATGGCAGCGAAGCCGGTCATGAGCAGATCTTCCCCTTCGACATTGTGCCTCGGATCGTCGAACCGGCGGATTGGGAGCACATCGAATCGGGGCTTTGCCAGCGCCTCCGCGCGTTAAATTTATTTATTGACGATGTATACCAAGAACAAAAGATCGTCAAAGATGGAGTCATCCCCAGCGACCTTATCTATTCCAGCAGAGGGTTTCTTAAAGCGTGCTGGGGCCTCAGACCCCCGCGAGGCATCTGGTGTCACATCGCTGGAATCGATCTCGTCCGCATCAAGGATGGCCAGTATTACGTTCTTGAGGACAACCTGCGGTGCCCGTCTGGTGTGGCCTATGTGTTAGAAGCTCGGCAGGTCATGAAGCGGACGTTTCCGGAGCTCTTCCATGCGTACCGCGTGCGGCCAGTTGATGATTATCCGAACCATCTCCTCGATACACTTCGGTATCTTTCAGATCTTCCCGATCCAACCATTGTGATTCTCACCCCAGGAATCTTCAACTCGGCGTACTATGAACATTCTTTGCTCGCGCAAAAGATGGGAGTGGAACTGGTTGAAGCCAATGATCTCGTGGTGATGGATGGGTACGTCCACATGCGAACCACGAAAGGATCCCAGCGAGTGGACGTCATCTACAGGCGAATCAACGACGACTACTTAGACCCCCTTGTGTTTCGTCGAGATTCCGTGCTCGGCGTCCCCGGTCTTATGGAGGCCTACCAAAAAGGCCGGGTGGCGCTTGTCAATGCGCCCGGCACAGGAGTGTCGGACGACAAGGCGATCTACGCCTATGTTCCAAAGATCATCAATTACTATCTGGCGGAGGAAGCGATACTTAAAAATGTGCCAACCTATCTCTGTTCAGTAAGACAAGACCGGACCTACGTCTTGGAACATTTGGACCAACTGGTGGTGAAGGCCACCAACGAAGCTGGAGGGTATGGAATGATGATCGGGCCGCAGGCTTCGAAGCAAGAGCAAGCGGATTATGCCCGGCGCATTGAGGCCGACCCGCGCAACTATATCGCCCAACCCACCCTTGCGCTTTCGCGAGTGCCAACTCTCGTGGACGATCATTTGGAAGGGCGTCATGTCGACCTGCGCCCGTATGTGCTGTATGGTCGCGATGTGTATGTCTTACCGGGAGGCATGACACGGGTTGCGTTGAGGAAAGGTTCCCTGGTGGTGAATTCGTCCCAAGGCGGGGGAAACAAAGATACGTGGGTCCTCTCATGAACACGTCATCAGACTCAGGGCTCTCACGGGTACCGAGTTCAGGATGGTGAAGCGAGCAAGGTCTGGTCACCGATGCTGAGCCGCGTGGCGAGTTCCATCTATTGGTTGAACCGCTATATCGAACGCGCGGAGAACTATGCCCGGTTCATCGAGGTCAATCTCAATCTCACGCTTGATTTGCCAAGAGGAACGACCGAGCAATGGGAACCGTTGGTGGCGACCACAGGCGATCATGAGAATTTTGGCGTCCGGTTTGGTAAGGCAACAAAGGACAACGTGATTCAATTCCTCTCCTCCGATGCCGCCAATCCCAATTCGATCTTGTCCTGCCTTATTGCCGCGCGAGAGAACGCTCGATCGGTCCGGGAAATAATTTCCACCGACATGTGGGAGCAGGTGAACCGTTTCCACTTGATGGTCAGAAACGCCGTCTCTCACGGGCTGGCCAGTCACAATCTCCATACATTTTTGATGGAGGTCAAAGCTGCTAGCCATCTATTTCTGGGAATTACCGATGCGACCATGTCGCACGGGGAAGGCTGGCATTTTGCCAGACTCGGCCGCCTCCTAGAACGAGCGGACAAGACCTCGCGGATTCTTGACGTGAAGTACTTCATGCTGCTCCCGACCGTGGCCGAGGTCGGCACGCCGTTCGACATTATTCAGTGGTCCGCCCTCTTGAAGTCGGCGAGCGCGCTCGAAATGTACTACAAACGCTTTGGCCGCATTTCGCCCAACGACGTGAGCGCGTTCTTGATCCTCGACTCCACGTTTCCGCGAGCCATTCGGTACTGCCTCATCAAGAGCGAGGATTCGTTACATGCCATTTCCGGCTCCGAGCATGGGTCCTATCAGAACCAAGCCGAAAAACGGCTGGGTCGTTTGCGCGCACAGCTGGACTTCGGCGATGTTGAGGAATACGTTGCTGACGGTCTGCACGAATTTCTGGATCAATTCCAAAAGCAGCTAAACGGTGTCGGGGAGGCTATCTTCGAAACCTTCTTTGCGCCGCGCCCGATTCACAGTACAATCTTACCAGGGGAGGCACAATGACGTTTTGCTTGGGCATGAAAGTCGAGGATGGCTTGATCGGCATTGCCGATACTCGGGTCACGACCGGGGTGGAGTGCATCACGGCACGGAAGGTCTCCATCCATCAGCATGGACGGCATTCGATGTTTCTCATGACATCGGGCCTACGCTCCGTGCGCGACAAAGCCGTGACCTACTTCGACGAAGCCATTAGCGAAAGCGATCAGACGTTCGACAAACTGTTTAAGGCGGTCAACGTGTTCGCCGCACAGATCCGTCGAGTCGCGCAAGAGGATAAAGAAGCGCTCGACAAGGCAAGTCTGACCTTCAACCTCCACGCTCTGGTCGGCGGACAGTTAGAGAACGACCAGGAGCACAAACTCTATCTCATTTACCCGCAAGGGAACTGGGTCGAGGTAAGTGAGGGCACACCCTACTGCATCATCGGGGAATCCGGTTATGGAAAACCGCTCCTCGATCGTGTGTTGCGGTACCACTCTAGCATGGACCTTGCTGTGAAGGTGGGCTTCCTCGCCTTCGATGCTACGCGCACCAGCTCAACCAGCGTCGAATATCCCATCGATATCGTGCTGTATCGTCATGATACCTTCGACATCGTCGAGCATCGGTTCGAGAAAGAGGACCTCGCCGAGATCTCGTCCTGGTGGCAATCCAGAATTTACGACTCCGTGGAAAAGCTGCCGTCGAAGTGGGTCGATCGCCTGCTGGAGTCACTGCCGCATGCTACGAGATCTTCCTCCAATAGCTCTGGAAATGTATCTTCGTGAGAGCGTTGCGCCGCCACTCGCCGCCGTTCGACACGTGTTACACTGCGACGGATCAGTGCTCACTTAACAAGTGAACGGACCGAGGGTCTACCATGCTGGAGCTCAGACCGACCTGTGAGCATTGCAATGTGCCATTGCCGCCCGATTCGCTCGACGCGCGCATCTGCTCGTTCGAATGCACGTTCTGCGCGGCCTGTGTAGAGAAGATTTTAGGAAACGTCTGTCCCAACTGCGGTGGCGGGTTCGCTCCAAGGCCCATCAGACCATCGCAGAACTGGAAGGGTGACAACTTTCTGGTCGCCTATCCAGCCAGAACGACGGTGAAACACAGGCCGATCAATCCGAAGGATCACGCCCAATTCGCGGAACGCCTGACCGTCATCCCGCCAGAGAAACGATAACAGCGCCGAACGCGGTAAAACGATTCGGTACTCCGTTTTCTTCACTTGAGCCGAAGCCCTCTTACTGCAATCAGGCTACCTCCGGTGTCGCGTACCATTCCGACCAGTCTTGTGCACGGTTTCATCCGGTCGAACCACGACTGAACCGGCTAAATGATTGATTTGTCAATCAAGCATGGATCTATGGCGGGGCGTTGTTCTTGCTCCCTCCTCATCAGTCAAAATTTGTCATTAATACCGGTTTGTGACGAAGGGGGGAAACACGCATGGCAGAGGCGAAGTCCGCATTCGAGCACTATGAGCGCGGTCGCGTGCTCAAGCAGAATCAAATGTTCAAGGAGGCGATCGACGAGTTCAAACTGGCGGCTGATGATCCCCGATATATAGGGAAAGCTCATGTGCAGATTGCCCTGTGCTTGAGGTCAGCCGACCGTGGCGAAGCAGCAGTCGTGGCATTCCGGCGCGCTCTGACGTTGGCCACGTTCTCATCCCAAGAAAAGGCCCACATTTTGTATCTCCTGGGGCAAACGTTGGAGTCACTCGGCCGGTATGCGGAAGCACTGGAAGCCTATGGCTGGACCAGAAAAGAGGATCCCGGATTGCAGGACGTGGAGCAGCGGATAAAACATCTGGTCTCAGGTGGGCGCGGCCCGCTCCCTCAGCATCGGCTAGCGTCCCAGTCCGCGGTCAGGGGCCTGATCAGACTGGGGCAGCAAGTGACGCCCCATGTGCTGGGTCTGCTGGGTCAGGCCTGGAACTCGATCAGCCAGTATGCGGACAAGCTGGGAGGCACTCGAGGGGGCCAAGGACAGGGTCCCAGCTTCCGAGACGGGGGCTATCAGAATGGCCATCGGGAGCTCACACCGGCGCGCTGCGCTCCGTCCGCCTCACGGGTTCGCAGGAAAGAAACACGTAAGCATGTCCGCGTGGCCGTCCGCTTGCGCAGCCATTTTTCCTCGAAGAGTCGAACGGTCGCCGGTGACGGAGAGCTGCGAGACCTTTCACCTGGAGGCTGTCGCGTCAAAAGTTCTGTGGCCGTTCCCGTGGGAGCCGAGTTGGAGTGTTGCATCTTTCCGGAGGATGCCATCAACCCGTTCACCATCGAAGGTGCGATGGTTCGCTGGAGCCGTCCTCAAGAATTCGGATTGGCCTTCACGAACGTCCGCCCCGGCGTGCAGCGGCAGATCGCACAGCTATGCAGAACACGGACACCGCTCGGAGTCGAAGTATTGGACGGGTCGCAGCGTTCGGTCTAGAGATAACCGTCGGCTTCTACGTCATTGCAAGCAACAAACCGATCAGCTGATCTCCGCACGTCGCGAAGCGGTTCTTGGCAACGAGTTTTTCCCCGTCTGGTCCGCCTCGAACTGAAGCGCCATTGCCTGTCTCATCCTCGGCTGAGGATCATGCGGCGGAGCGTATCTTCTCCGAGACGCCGGTCGATTCCACGGTAGAGGTGGTAACAGCCGAAGACGAGGCCGACAATGATGACTTTGGCCGCCACGACGTTTCGATCCATATGCGTCCACGCCTCGAGGACAGCTTCACCGAGCGCGCCGCTCTCTCGGTAATAGTGCCACACCCTTTCCGCGAACAGCACGGGGGTGCTGACGACGCAATAGAACAGCGTCTTATACAGCGTGGCCACCCAGATCGAATGTCTGGTGTCGAGACGGGCGGCGACGGGTGTCATGTCGAGCAGTACAACGACCTTCGCGAGGGCAAGAGTGCCGATCACTGTCGGCAAGAGGGCGGAGTATTCGATCTGATAGGTGGCGAGGAACAGCTTTTTCAGCGTTGTAAAGATGCCGAAGCACACGAACAAATAGAGAGCGACGCTGCCGGTGTGCCAGGCTTCGCGTTTTATCCTAGAGAGCATGGCCATATCCTCCTCGAGCCCGTGGGCCTCTGCGCGTCGTGAATCGGAAAATGTCTCCGCTCTCCGAGCTAACGGCGCCAACGGCCGTCTTGTCAGATTCCAAGATGGTCACCGCTTCAGTGTCAGTCCCATGTTGGCGAGTTGCTGCACCCGCCGCTTCTGGAATGCGATCGGTCTTTTCAGGCCTCCTTGAATGACTGTTACGGCCTCCTTAGGCGAATCGGTGGCATACCACAAAGCCAGATCATCGAGGTTGATGGTTTTCTCCTGGACAAGCGAGTTCCTGACAAACTCCTGCATGTTTTTCCAGAAGCGTGAACCCATCACAACAATCGGAAACTTCTCGATTTTCCCGGTCTGCATCAGTGTCATAGCCTCGAAGATCTCGTCCAGTGTGCCGAAGCCGCCCGGCATCAGGACGAAAGCGGATGAATACTTCACCAGCATGACCTTGCGGACAAAGAAATGATCAAATTCCACAAATCGATCTATATACGGGTTCGGCTTCTGTTCGAAAGGAAGTTTGATGTTGCATCCGATGCTGAGACCACCGGCCTCCTTTGCCCCGCGGTTCGCCGCCTCCATGACACCAGGACCACCGCCGGTCATGACCGCAAAGCCGGCTCTCGCTAGGGTGCGGCCAAGTTCACGGGCCATTTTATAGTAGGGATGGGTAGGCTTGAACCGCGCCGACCCGAAGACCGTGACGGACGGCTGGCCGATTTCTAGAGACTCGAAGCCTCG
Proteins encoded:
- a CDS encoding cytochrome b N-terminal domain-containing protein; this encodes MTTQAAQTEKPVGEKSWIDYIQKDLPEHLEWWPYTLGAIPLTLFGILVATGLLLTFYYVPSPEKAYESVDQITNEVYLGWFVRGLHKTSVDLMILFLLFHVIRVFLTRAYRAPGELKWVSGSIVLFVTFAMGFTGYSLVFDNVSYWGMTVVTNMIGTLPVVGTPLLYLLRGGEEVSGVTLLRLYDLHTKLLPVLLGGLVIGHIVVVRLMGFADVKGSRHFHPFYPEHTLKMGAIAVGLLVLIVDIVMIFPPVLGPPANPQEVASDVSPPWYFSAPYMWISLLPGPMALWSLMAGAGLFVVYPFVDRALVERGWPMELVNAVVAAVAVAAMVVLMYLDMKM
- a CDS encoding PilZ domain-containing protein, which encodes MAEAKSAFEHYERGRVLKQNQMFKEAIDEFKLAADDPRYIGKAHVQIALCLRSADRGEAAVVAFRRALTLATFSSQEKAHILYLLGQTLESLGRYAEALEAYGWTRKEDPGLQDVEQRIKHLVSGGRGPLPQHRLASQSAVRGLIRLGQQVTPHVLGLLGQAWNSISQYADKLGGTRGGQGQGPSFRDGGYQNGHRELTPARCAPSASRVRRKETRKHVRVAVRLRSHFSSKSRTVAGDGELRDLSPGGCRVKSSVAVPVGAELECCIFPEDAINPFTIEGAMVRWSRPQEFGLAFTNVRPGVQRQIAQLCRTRTPLGVEVLDGSQRSV
- a CDS encoding multiheme c-type cytochrome; translated protein: MGEFTTEHSNNDDSRSSNGKKNFTRYMIGGLCLILFLALTGVGYVQVEERRGGGLRPFVSAENKKCIDCHTTKDVAVGGINDWKVSRHAPKGIGCVECHRAEKGDADAYDHEGFLISTLVTPKDCMRCHDREAKEFGKSHHAKAAQFTGSLDNFLGNVVEGPEIVTTGCAGCHGSIIKMMENGKLHPATWPNSGIGRVNPDGSKGTCSACHARHSFSIAQARQPESCGRCHMGPDHPQIEAYYESKHGVMYEANKEKLKLADPSEKWHPGKDYLYPTCATCHMSATTTQEVTHDVGDRISWTLRPVISTRLENYEDRRKAMRQVCSSCHSEQIVDRFFTSMDEGINLYNDKFGKPAKAAMDKLLALKKITPTPYDEKIEWVFYELWHHEGRRARHGLSKVAPDYVHWQGFYEVAKSFYTKFLPLVRELSPQVAEEMLRTEGHRWVEKGLTKEEIADMVQFYEKEMQGKRGGG
- a CDS encoding Rieske (2Fe-2S) protein, which gives rise to MAVVHDDAGRRQFLSQAVMGFGLLFGVGTLGFRFLQFLMPNRRERQAETVLIGAESKIPMGEAVPVDLGGHKMLVLRTNEGTVAFSRRCTDLGCLVSWSKEREQFVCPCHQGVFDKTGRNISGPPPRPLDRFNIIKRGEQLYVNIQSA
- a CDS encoding alpha-E domain-containing protein — encoded protein: MLSRVASSIYWLNRYIERAENYARFIEVNLNLTLDLPRGTTEQWEPLVATTGDHENFGVRFGKATKDNVIQFLSSDAANPNSILSCLIAARENARSVREIISTDMWEQVNRFHLMVRNAVSHGLASHNLHTFLMEVKAASHLFLGITDATMSHGEGWHFARLGRLLERADKTSRILDVKYFMLLPTVAEVGTPFDIIQWSALLKSASALEMYYKRFGRISPNDVSAFLILDSTFPRAIRYCLIKSEDSLHAISGSEHGSYQNQAEKRLGRLRAQLDFGDVEEYVADGLHEFLDQFQKQLNGVGEAIFETFFAPRPIHSTILPGEAQ
- a CDS encoding DUF1272 domain-containing protein, with amino-acid sequence MLELRPTCEHCNVPLPPDSLDARICSFECTFCAACVEKILGNVCPNCGGGFAPRPIRPSQNWKGDNFLVAYPARTTVKHRPINPKDHAQFAERLTVIPPEKR
- a CDS encoding circularly permuted type 2 ATP-grasp protein; translation: MKFSQYDPGDFYDELYEGIGQPRPGSALLLRKFASLPEGELKKRQQAAERVILNLGMTFGVYGSEAGHEQIFPFDIVPRIVEPADWEHIESGLCQRLRALNLFIDDVYQEQKIVKDGVIPSDLIYSSRGFLKACWGLRPPRGIWCHIAGIDLVRIKDGQYYVLEDNLRCPSGVAYVLEARQVMKRTFPELFHAYRVRPVDDYPNHLLDTLRYLSDLPDPTIVILTPGIFNSAYYEHSLLAQKMGVELVEANDLVVMDGYVHMRTTKGSQRVDVIYRRINDDYLDPLVFRRDSVLGVPGLMEAYQKGRVALVNAPGTGVSDDKAIYAYVPKIINYYLAEEAILKNVPTYLCSVRQDRTYVLEHLDQLVVKATNEAGGYGMMIGPQASKQEQADYARRIEADPRNYIAQPTLALSRVPTLVDDHLEGRHVDLRPYVLYGRDVYVLPGGMTRVALRKGSLVVNSSQGGGNKDTWVLS
- a CDS encoding CBS domain-containing protein, encoding MPRRTRTGLQRRDILQRNLARFRKHLTLFQPFLSRKRPATTLEEFDEAAEELISQVYGQASDELEAYYYAKTGESAIVPEEAQESGTHDIERESLHQRRQILEGCVADLEMRYSLHAGRQPELDGQALRRRTVEDYMCHDVRSIHYAATIKEAGRLLQKYRVGSLIVDDGSRYIGIVTDSDLSRKAVAKGLDPNTTTVVSCMSKPVVTIEETEPLAEAIAVMKKEGIRHLAVTADRTIIGVLSISDVLRAYEDVTAPRSGS
- a CDS encoding ammonium transporter, coding for MTQFSDQTLWLLISTTLLVLTVPGVALFYGGMVRKKNVMNTIALPFVALALVSIEWGLFGDALAFGRETGSPIGREAGMEPLRLVYHGMMAAIALALVAGGIVERVRFSFFLLFGLLWVVAVFIPLAHWFWGNGWLANSGGLDFAGGAVIHISAGVSALVAAMVIGPRKGYGRIEMMPNHLPFSFCGAALMWVGWFGFTGAHAATSMATATGAFVAIQMSAVAASLTWMAVEWLQRDKPTALGTVSGAVAGLVAISPGAGYVSPLSAIVIGIGAGGFCYMVVNYVKLILSYDDSLDVFGMHGVGGTWGVIATGLFASTQVNPSGSDGLFYGYPYQFFIQMVAALVAWTVAGIMSWVLVRALMLILSPRVDEEAEIMGLDLHQHGEKGYTG